GACGACGCCCCTTGAGGCCGGGCTGTCCTGGATCGTCAAGTGGAAGAAGGGCGACTTCGTCGGCCGGGACGCCCTGGCCCGCCAGCGGGAGACGGGATGCCGCCACCGGCTTGTCGGTTTCGAGGTCGAGGGCCGCGGCATCGCCCGCCATGGACATCGCCTGACGGTCCGGGATGCCCCCGACTGTGCCGGTCCGGTGACCAGCGGCGCCTTCGCACCCACGCTGGGACGGGCGATCGGTATCGCCCGGCTGGATTGCAGTAGCGGCGGGCCGCCCGCGCCCGACAGCGCGGCTTCGGTTACGGTTCGGGGCCGGGAGATCGACTGCCGTATCGTCAAACTACCCTTCTACCGGCGCCCCAAGGCGGGCGCCTGAGTTCATATGAGGTTCCGATGATTCCCGACGACCGCCTCTACACGGCGCAGCACGAGTGGCTCAAGGTCGAGGACGGCGAGGCCGTGCTCGGCATCACGGACTTTGCCCAGCAGGAACTGGGCGACGTCGTGTTCGTCGAACTGCCGGCGCCGGGACAGGAGTTCGCGGCCGGATCCGAGATCGGCGCGATCGAATCGGTCAAGGCGGTGGCGGAGATCTACACGCCCGTGGCGGGCTCGATCGAGGCCGTGAACGATGGACTCGAGAACGCTCCGGAAGTGGTCAACGAGGATCCCTACGGCGAGGGTTGGCTGGTGCGCCTCCGACTTGACGAGGAAGGACCGCCGAACGAGCTGATGACAGCCGCCGCGTACGAGGCGCAGTTGGCGGGCTGATCCGGACGCACGGCGATGAAGGGGCTGGAGACTGTCATCCTGTCGTCGAGTCTGGCGGCGTGGTCGGTCGGCATCCTGGCCCAGATCGGGATCCTGCGGTGGAACCTGACGTTCGAACTGGCGCTCTACCCGCTGTACATACTGGCCGCGTTTGCCGGCTGGTTCTTCGGCAACGTCTACGTCCACCGCTCGGGCCGCGAGCGCCACTTCGCGGGCCGGGCTCTGGACGAGGTCATTCTCCAGGTGGCCCGCACCCGGCTCCTGTTCGTGCTCTACCTGTTCGGTCCGCCCGGCTGGCTGTACCTCGTTCGGTCCATGGCCCGGCGGGAGCAGCTCGAGGAGATGCCCCTGGTGCCGATCCTCACCTTCGGGGTGTACGCGGCTCTGTTCGCGGTACCCGTCCTGCTGCGGGGCACCGCCGCGCCGCGCCGCAAACTCGAACTCGGCCGGCGTGACGACTGAGATGCTCGTCCGGACGCTCGAGGAGGACCTGAGGAGTCGTGGCCCGGTGCTGGTCGCCTTTTCGGGTGGCGTCGATTCGGGGTTGGTCGCGGCCCTGGCCCAACGCGCCCTGGGAGACCGGGCCGTGGCGGTGACGGCGGCGGCCGAAACCCTTGCCGGTTCAGAGTTGGACCACGCCCGCCGGCTGGCGGCGGAGATCGGCGTTCGCCACCTGGTCACCACCTATAGCGAGCTCGACGAGCCCGAGTTCCGGGCCAATCCGCGTCACCGCTGTTACGTGTGTCAGGGACTGCGCATGGATCGGATGCTGGAACTCGCGAGGACCGGCGGCTTCGCGACGGTCTGCGACGGCACGAACGCTTCGGATCCGGGCCCTGACCGCCCCGGTCTGCGGGCGGTGCGCGAGCGAGACGTCTACAGTCCGCTGCTGGAGCACGGCGTGACCAAGGCGGATGCCCGTCGGCTGGCGCGGGCGCTCGGCCTCACGGTATGGGACCGGCCGGCGAATGCCTGCCTGTCTTCGCGGATACCTCACGGCCAGCTCGTCACGCTGCCCAAGCTCCGCCGCATCGAGGAGGCCGAAGCGGAACTCCAGAAACGGGGCTTCCGCATCCTCAGAGTGCGTCACGACGGCGACTCGGCGCGGGTCGAGGTGGGGAAGGGCGAACTGCCGGCGGCAGAAAGCCAGTGGAGCGAGATCGAGGCGCGTCTGCTCGAGCTCGGTTTCGAGGGAGCGGCGCTCGACCCGCGCGGCTATCGAACCGGCGGCGCGGACGCCGCCTGAGCGGCGTCGCGATGGAGCGGGAGCGACTCCTCGAGCTGTTGCGAGGCGTAGCCGCCGGCGACATCTCACCGGAGGACGCGCACGAACGCGTGGCGCGTCTGCCCTACCTGGACCTGGGGGCGGCCAGGCTCGACCTCGATCGGGAAAGCCGGACCGGCCTGCCCGAGGTCGTCTTCGCTCAGGGCAAGAGCGACGACGAGCTGGTTCGGATCGTCGAAGCGATGGTGGCGGACTCGGGCCGCGTGCTGGTCACACGAGTGGAGGCGGCGGCCGCGGAATTGCTCAGCGCCGCGATCCCTGACGGCCGCTTCGAGCCGCGCGCGAGGATCTGGAGCGCCGGCCGCTTCGGGCCGCCGTCCGGGCGACGGGTCGCGGTGCTGAGCGCCGGTACGTCGGACTTTCCGGTGGCGGAGGAGGCCGCGTCGTGCAGCGAGTGGCTGGGGCACGAAGTCGAGCGGATCCGGGATGTCGGCGTCGCCGGCATTCAGCGCGCGCTCGACTCGATCGATTCTCTCCGCCGGGCCGATGTGGCGGTGGTCGTGGCGGGAATGGACGGCGCCCTGCCGACGGTGGTCGCCGGACTGGTGCCCTGTCCGGTGGTGGCGGTTCCGACCAGCGTCGGCTACGGCGCGAGCTTCGAGGGGATCGGGCCGTTGCTGACCATGCTCACGGCCTGCGCCCCGGGCATCGCCGTCGTCAACATCGACAACGGCTTCGGCGCGGCGGCGCTGGCTCACCGCATTC
This portion of the Acidobacteriota bacterium genome encodes:
- the larE gene encoding ATP-dependent sacrificial sulfur transferase LarE; its protein translation is MTTEMLVRTLEEDLRSRGPVLVAFSGGVDSGLVAALAQRALGDRAVAVTAAAETLAGSELDHARRLAAEIGVRHLVTTYSELDEPEFRANPRHRCYVCQGLRMDRMLELARTGGFATVCDGTNASDPGPDRPGLRAVRERDVYSPLLEHGVTKADARRLARALGLTVWDRPANACLSSRIPHGQLVTLPKLRRIEEAEAELQKRGFRILRVRHDGDSARVEVGKGELPAAESQWSEIEARLLELGFEGAALDPRGYRTGGADAA
- the larB gene encoding nickel pincer cofactor biosynthesis protein LarB; the encoded protein is MERERLLELLRGVAAGDISPEDAHERVARLPYLDLGAARLDLDRESRTGLPEVVFAQGKSDDELVRIVEAMVADSGRVLVTRVEAAAAELLSAAIPDGRFEPRARIWSAGRFGPPSGRRVAVLSAGTSDFPVAEEAASCSEWLGHEVERIRDVGVAGIQRALDSIDSLRRADVAVVVAGMDGALPTVVAGLVPCPVVAVPTSVGYGASFEGIGPLLTMLTACAPGIAVVNIDNGFGAAALAHRILSTSIASPYE
- the gcvH gene encoding glycine cleavage system protein GcvH; its protein translation is MIPDDRLYTAQHEWLKVEDGEAVLGITDFAQQELGDVVFVELPAPGQEFAAGSEIGAIESVKAVAEIYTPVAGSIEAVNDGLENAPEVVNEDPYGEGWLVRLRLDEEGPPNELMTAAAYEAQLAG